In Amphiura filiformis chromosome 1, Afil_fr2py, whole genome shotgun sequence, the following are encoded in one genomic region:
- the LOC140169045 gene encoding LOW QUALITY PROTEIN: uncharacterized protein (The sequence of the model RefSeq protein was modified relative to this genomic sequence to represent the inferred CDS: inserted 1 base in 1 codon), with protein MGFTDEEKFQDLFQLTEDDFEERVLESPDPWIILFHNGMIXKPWKTLAVALRGIVWFGTIHKLEQEDLIDEMKYPLKKAPPARVYPWGSSRLKKKWTDVASPAEAKTLAIQSLPDPTMKFVPEELHEFLFASYSTVPSRLPVVFFAKAEILTPVFKSVALHYHNYFNFGFIQNPTKDDMDVFQYRLGLPGMIVLIAKDFATTDPDARENLDYDFNVISYSPKSQGALNYMNIVKFLYGVNYEFRKTLPGMNHADDEEILEMEEEMEMEKLRFNVKYVDKIKEVTTYDPFRVNVKGSPSAKAKASSDGKEKVKGDKVKGKEEKEKTKKKTKLKRRLKKRKRRMSIKKIKRKKKRKKRPLQRNMRKGGSLAIRKLNYDACNWYRNGHVLVWILKDCVWF; from the exons ATGGGTTTCACTGATGAGGAGAAATTTCAAGATCTTTTCCAACTAACAG AGGATGATTTTGAGGAGCGTGTTTTGGAGTCGCCAGATCCGTGGATTATTCTGTTCCATAATGGAATGA GAAAACCATGGAAAACTCTTGCTGTAGCCCTGAGGGGTATTGTGTGGTTTGGAACCATTCATAAACTGGAGCAGGAAGATCTTATAGATGAAATG AAATATCCACTCAAAAAAGCTCCACCGGCTCGTGTGTACCCATGGGGCAGTAGTCGGCTCAAGAAGAAATGGACTGATGTGGCCAGTCCTGCAGAAGCTAAAACCTTGGCTATACAGAGTCTTCCAGATCCCACTATGAAGTTTGTACCCGAAGAGCTTCATGAGTTTCTGTTTGCATCTTACTCGACTGTACCGTCCAGACTACCCGTTGTATTTTTTGCCA AGGCTGAGATCTTGACTCCAGTATTCAAATCAGTAGCCCTGCACTACCATAACTATTTCAACTTTGGGTTCATACAAAACCCCACCAAAGACGACATGGATGTCTTCCAATACCGCCTTGGTCTTCCTGGTATGATTGTCCTGATTGCAAAAGACTTCGCTACTACGGATCCCGACGCACGAGAAAACCTGGATTATGACTTCAATGTGATTTCATACAGTCCTAAAAGCCAAGGGGCTTTGAATTATATGAATATTGTCAAATTTCTGTATGGTGTCAACTATGAATTTCGTAAAACTCTCCCGGGTATGAATCATGCCGATGATGAAGAAATCTTAGAAATGGAGGAAGAGATGGAGATGGAAAAACTAAGATTTAATGTGAAATATGTTGATAAGATCAAAGAGGTCACGACCTATGACCCTTTTCGTGTCAATGTCAAAGGGTCACCTAGTGCAAAAGCTAAGGCAAGCAGCGATGGTAAAGAAAAGGTGAAAGGAGATAAGGTAAAGGGAAAGGAAGAGAaggaaaagacaaagaaaaagacaaaactgaaaagaagactgaaaaaaagaaaaagaaggatgagcataaagaaaataaaaagaaagaagaaaagaaagaagagacCCCTCCAGAGGAATATGAGGAAGGGAGGAAGTTTGGCAATAAGAAAACTGAATTATGATGCATGTAATTGGTATAGGAACGGGCATGTCCTGGTCTGGATATTGAAGGATTGTGTCTGGTTTTAA